A region of the Chitinivibrionales bacterium genome:
CAGTTCATGAAGATGAAAGGGTTTGCGCAAAATGCCCTGGGCCCCCTGTTCGGCGGCTTTCTTCTGTGACGTGGTGAAATCGACTGCCGTAAAGATGATAACCGGCACCGATGCACACAACGGTTCGCTTCGCAGGGTTTCAAGTACCTGCCAGCCATCCATGCCGGGCATCATAATATCCAGCAGAATAAGGTCCGGATGCTCGTTCTTTGCAAGTTCGATGCCCTGCTTTCCCTCTTCAGCCGCAAGCACTTCCGCTCCCTCTTTTTTCAGAAGCAGTACCGTCGTATGGCGGATAAGCCGCTCATCATCGATTACAAGGATTTTCTTTGGTATCATGTGTAGCCTCCTCGGGTGCGTCTTTATCAGGAGTGTTTTCGCGTTTGTATGGAATTCGCAGTGTGCAAATCGTTCCGTTCGGGTTATTATTTTTCATTTCAAACGTTCCTCCAAGCAGCACTATAAGGCCCTGCGTAACAGGCAATCCAAGACCTGAGCCGCTGTGTTTGCGTCTCGAAGTCTGGTCTGCCTGAAAAAAGGCATCATAGACAAGTTCTTTGATTTCCTTTGCAATACCCGGGCCGGTGTCGCTGATCGTAAATACCACCGCAATATCATTAGTCTGCTGGTGCCGGTTCTGCTCAACAGCCGCATGTACCGCAACTTCACCGCTATCGGTAAATTTGACTGCATTTGAGACAAGCTGCTGAAGCACCATAGCGGTTTTTGCCTCATCACCGGTAACAGCAGGCATTTTTCCGGGAATTTCACATTTGAATTCGAGCCCC
Encoded here:
- a CDS encoding response regulator, producing the protein MIPKKILVIDDERLIRHTTVLLLKKEGAEVLAAEEGKQGIELAKNEHPDLILLDIMMPGMDGWQVLETLRSEPLCASVPVIIFTAVDFTTSQKKAAEQGAQGILRKPFHLHELKAILGIEQEGGTDG